A genomic region of Carassius carassius chromosome 13, fCarCar2.1, whole genome shotgun sequence contains the following coding sequences:
- the LOC132156062 gene encoding protein phosphatase 1 regulatory subunit 15B-like — translation MEGSGAERTALRRFGDSGMMLLPWTKQILTVLWEHLRLLGQVICCTLMTVFQMFRFEVHLRITDETGQHIQHMTSGSGDPSDSFLLSSLFENNKNIVVGGSNPLSKFGRDPFDVSSHSRAVLSSLVGDELCCSLVEDLVSHATECLNDTEDLYIGDHSMWKHGYDWTILGGSERKCEENTCTFTAHVSGFSPKEFRKHQKPSGDPDSCSSSSEDVQAPCPVQSVGQFSDSEFSWGSTDSSCFEGEREENDKLWDLLTSSTDPYHPLYFKACLSSAVNEKSKTQVVSKAESPTVSRSTVSTGSDSSKPGSEDEEEEALWRSLSQNDDPYHPLNFRAPLQSSPATPIHDSPSDNTQNKTDRLLKSSRRSKPPLPPRKVARHCCHKLPVETLSVMPWRRHVGLTAVRGNQRKCPPFKKVKFSPIVQVHKMQAWSFAFQASRKGPWEEFARDRDRFRKRISETEKAIGYCLSLSHREKLWACKDSVQK, via the exons TTTTCCAGATGTTCAGGTTTGAAGTCCATCTGAGAATTACAGACGAGACAGGGCAACACATTCAGCACATGACAAGCGGGTCAGGAGACCCTTCTGACAGTTTCCTGCTCTCGTCCTTGtttgaaaacaacaaaaacatagtGGTCGGGGGCTCCAATCCACTTTCCAAATTCGGCAGGGACCCTTTTGATGTGAGTTCCCACTCCAGAGCTGTCCTGTCCAGTCTGGTCGGCGATGAACTCTGTTGCTCTTTAGTGGAAGACCTTGTGTCCCACGCAACAGAGTGTCTCAATGACACTGAAGATCTTTATATTGGAGATCACTCTATGTGGAAACATGGATACGACTGGACCATATTAGGAGGATCAGAAAGAAAATGTGAAGAGAACACCTGCACGTTTACTGCACATGTGTCCGGGTTTTCTCCAAAGGAGTTCAGAAAGCATCAGAAACCCAGCGGAGATCCTGATTCATGTAGTTCATCTTCTGAGGATGTTCAAGCTCCATGTCCAGTGCAGTCAGTCGGTCAGTTCTCAGACAGTGAGTTCAGCTGGGGAAGCACAGACAGCTCTTGTTTTGAAGGAGAACGAGAGGAGAATGACAAACTCTGGGACCTTCTGACCAGCTCGACGGATCCATATCACCCTCTGTACTTCAAGGCATGTTTGTCCAGTGCGGTTAATGAAAAAAGCAAAACACAGGTGGTTTCGAAGGCTGAGAGTCCCACTGTATCACGGTCCACTGTGTCCACAGGCTCCGATTCTTCCAAACCAGGttctgaagatgaagaagaagaggccTTATGGAGGTCCCTCTCTCAGAATGATGACCCATATCATCCACTGAATTTCAGAGCCCCTCTTCAAAGCTCACCGGCTACACCAATACATGATTCGCCCAGCgacaacacacaaaataaaactgaTAGACTCTTAAAATCTTCAAGGCGCTCAAAGCCGCCATTACCGCCAAGGAAAGTCGCTCGCCATTGCTGCCACAAATTACCCGTTGAGACATTATCAGTGATGCCATGGAGAAGACATGTTGGTCTGACTGCTGTTCGGGGAAACCAGAGGAAATGTCCCCCTTTTAAGAAG GTGAAATTTTCTCCCATCGTACAAGTCCACAAGATGCAAGCCTGGTCCTTTGCCTTTCAAGCCTCTCGCAAGGGACCGTGGGAGGAGTTTGCACGGGACAGAGACCGTTTCCGAAAGAGGATCAGTGAAACTGAGAAGGCCATTGGCTACTGTTTAAGTTTGTCACACAGGGAAAAGCTGTGGGCCTGTAAGGACAGCGTACAGAAGTAA